The proteins below are encoded in one region of Natranaerovirga hydrolytica:
- the uvrA gene encoding excinuclease ABC subunit UvrA, with product MAKDKIIIRGAKEHNLKSLDLTIPRDQFIVFTGLSGSGKSSLAFDTLYAEGQRRYMESLSSYARQFLGQMEKPNVEHIEGLSPAISIDQKTTNRNPRSTVGTVTEIYDYFRLLYARIGVPHCPVCGKEIKKQTIDQMVDAIMGLEERTKIQLLAPVVRGRKGQHIKVLDQARKSGYVRVRIDGNLYDLSEEIDLDKNKKHTIEVVVDRLVIKEGIEKRLADSIETVLQLTDGLVIVDVLDSEPLTFSQNFSCTDCNISINEIEPRLFSFNNPFGACDECHGLGFKMEFTPELLVPNPNLTLLEGAIVVPGWASAANEDSYVRSLLESLARHYQFNLKTPYKDLSDDIKDLLMHGNQGEIITIDIKNGYRTGAYETDFEGILKNVERRYNETSSEYMRQEYESYMTNTPCPKCEGKRLSQEALAVTINDKNISQVTEMAIGEVKDFFETLELTNRQKLIGEQILKEIYARLGFLNDVGLEYLTLSRTAGTLSGGEAQRIRLATQIGSGLVGVVYILDEPSIGLHQRDNDKLLKTLNNLKNLGNTLIVVEHDEDTMFAADHVVDIGPGAGIHGGEVVAQGTAQEIMDHKDSITGAYLSGRTKIEVPKKRKKPNGKYLEVKGAQENNLKNIDVKFPLGILTCITGVSGSGKSTLINEILYKSVAKEVGRSKLKPGNHDKVLGLEHLDKVIDIDQAPIGRTPRSNPATYTGVFDQIRDLFATTTEAKMKGYQKGRFSFNVKGGRCEACRGDGILKIEMHFLPDIYVPCEVCSGKRYNRETLEVKYKGKTIADVLDMTVEHALTFFENIPNIKRKLQTLYDVGLSYVKLGQSSTTLSGGEAQRVKLATELSKRSTGKTLYILDEPTTGLHFADVHRLVDILQRLVEGGNTVLVIEHNLEVIKTADYIIDLGPEGGHKGGTVIGQGTPEDIAKIKDSYTGQFLKKILKR from the coding sequence ATGGCAAAAGATAAAATTATCATTAGAGGCGCAAAAGAACATAACTTAAAAAGCTTAGACTTAACCATACCTAGAGATCAATTTATCGTGTTTACTGGTTTAAGTGGATCTGGAAAGTCTTCTTTAGCTTTTGATACCTTATATGCAGAAGGACAACGAAGGTATATGGAATCTTTATCGTCTTACGCAAGACAATTTTTAGGACAAATGGAAAAACCAAATGTAGAACATATTGAAGGGTTATCGCCTGCTATATCAATTGACCAAAAGACAACCAATAGAAATCCAAGGTCTACTGTAGGAACGGTAACGGAAATATATGATTACTTTAGGTTGTTATATGCAAGAATCGGCGTGCCTCATTGTCCAGTGTGTGGAAAAGAAATCAAAAAGCAAACCATAGACCAAATGGTAGATGCCATAATGGGATTGGAAGAAAGAACAAAAATTCAACTTCTAGCGCCAGTTGTAAGGGGAAGAAAAGGTCAACATATAAAAGTATTAGATCAAGCAAGAAAAAGCGGATATGTTAGAGTAAGAATCGATGGCAATTTATATGACCTATCAGAAGAGATTGACTTGGATAAAAATAAAAAACATACCATTGAAGTAGTCGTTGATCGATTGGTTATAAAAGAAGGCATTGAAAAAAGATTAGCCGATTCTATAGAAACCGTATTGCAATTAACAGATGGTTTAGTAATTGTAGATGTTTTAGACAGTGAACCGTTAACATTTAGTCAAAATTTTTCTTGTACAGATTGTAATATTAGTATTAATGAAATAGAACCTAGGCTATTTTCATTTAATAATCCCTTTGGCGCTTGTGACGAATGTCATGGCTTAGGATTTAAAATGGAATTCACCCCAGAATTATTGGTGCCTAATCCTAATCTGACATTGCTTGAAGGTGCCATTGTGGTACCGGGTTGGGCATCAGCAGCTAATGAAGACAGTTATGTAAGAAGCTTATTGGAATCTTTAGCACGTCATTATCAGTTTAATCTAAAAACACCGTATAAAGATTTATCAGATGACATAAAAGATTTATTAATGCATGGTAATCAAGGGGAAATCATAACCATTGATATTAAAAATGGCTATCGAACAGGTGCGTATGAAACAGATTTTGAAGGAATTCTTAAAAATGTTGAAAGACGTTATAATGAAACATCTTCAGAATATATGCGCCAAGAATACGAAAGTTATATGACCAATACCCCTTGTCCAAAGTGTGAAGGGAAAAGGTTAAGTCAAGAGGCTCTTGCAGTAACCATTAATGATAAAAACATTTCACAAGTGACAGAAATGGCTATTGGAGAAGTAAAAGACTTTTTTGAAACACTTGAACTCACCAATAGGCAAAAATTAATTGGTGAACAAATTCTAAAAGAAATCTATGCAAGGTTAGGCTTTCTAAATGATGTTGGGTTAGAGTATTTGACTTTATCTAGAACAGCTGGAACTTTATCAGGTGGAGAAGCTCAAAGAATTCGATTGGCAACACAAATCGGTTCAGGTTTAGTGGGTGTCGTGTATATATTAGATGAGCCAAGTATCGGTCTACATCAAAGGGATAATGATAAATTATTAAAAACGTTAAACAATCTTAAAAACCTTGGCAATACCTTGATTGTTGTAGAACATGATGAAGACACAATGTTTGCAGCAGATCACGTTGTGGATATTGGACCAGGAGCAGGTATTCATGGTGGTGAAGTGGTTGCTCAAGGAACCGCACAAGAAATTATGGATCATAAAGATTCCATTACAGGAGCCTATTTAAGTGGAAGAACCAAGATTGAAGTGCCTAAAAAAAGAAAAAAACCAAATGGCAAATATTTAGAAGTTAAAGGGGCACAAGAAAATAACCTTAAAAATATAGATGTAAAATTTCCATTAGGCATTTTGACTTGTATTACAGGAGTATCCGGTTCGGGGAAAAGTACACTCATTAATGAAATTCTTTATAAAAGCGTTGCAAAAGAAGTGGGACGATCAAAATTAAAACCAGGCAACCATGACAAAGTGTTAGGATTAGAACATTTAGACAAAGTTATCGATATTGATCAAGCACCAATTGGAAGAACACCAAGATCTAATCCAGCAACTTATACAGGTGTATTTGATCAGATTAGAGATTTGTTTGCTACGACTACAGAAGCAAAGATGAAAGGTTATCAAAAAGGACGATTTAGTTTTAATGTAAAAGGTGGAAGGTGTGAAGCTTGCCGAGGTGACGGTATTTTAAAAATTGAAATGCACTTTTTGCCGGATATATATGTGCCTTGTGAAGTGTGCAGTGGCAAGAGATACAATAGAGAAACCCTAGAAGTAAAATACAAAGGAAAAACCATAGCAGATGTATTGGATATGACAGTAGAGCATGCTTTAACATTTTTTGAAAATATACCCAATATCAAGAGAAAGTTACAAACATTATATGATGTGGGTTTATCTTATGTTAAATTAGGACAATCCTCAACAACCTTATCAGGTGGAGAAGCCCAAAGAGTAAAATTGGCTACAGAATTAAGCAAAAGAAGTACTGGTAAAACCCTTTATATATTAGACGAACCAACAACAGGATTACACTTTGCAGATGTCCATCGATTGGTTGATATCTTACAACGTTTGGTTGAAGGAGGCAATACCGTCTTGGTTATTGAACATAATTTAGAAGTCATAAAAACAGCAGATTATATCATTGACTTAGGACCTGAAGGTGGTCATAAAGGTGGAACAGTTATAGGGCAAGGGACTCCAGAAGATATTGCAAAAATAAAAGATTCATACACAGGACAATTTTTAAAGAAAATATTAAAAAGGTAG
- a CDS encoding SemiSWEET transporter, which produces MEIFGTIAATLTTVSFLPQTLKTIKDKDTSGISLGMYSIFTTGVFCWTVYGFIISDMPILIANIVTFILAFTILMLKLKYK; this is translated from the coding sequence ATGGAAATATTTGGTACCATTGCAGCAACTTTAACAACTGTTTCTTTTTTACCACAAACCTTAAAAACCATTAAAGACAAAGATACATCTGGTATATCATTAGGCATGTACTCTATTTTTACTACTGGGGTTTTTTGCTGGACTGTATATGGCTTTATTATTAGCGATATGCCTATATTGATTGCCAATATCGTTACGTTTATATTGGCTTTCACGATTTTAATGCTTAAATTAAAATACAAATAA
- a CDS encoding biotin transporter BioY → MNLKTRDLILVAMFAALSAVGAFIRIPLPIVPFTLQTFFCAFAGILLGAKLGMLSQVIYVLLGLMGLPIFTQGGGIDYIFNPTFGYLIGFVVGTYVIGLLSEKVKNITVIKLFGIIMTGIMIFYIIGVPYLYFIYRFYLQSDVAIRWAVSIGFIPTIGGDIVKAIILTGVAYKIVPILSKERLIPRKGFIYNEG, encoded by the coding sequence ATGAATTTAAAAACAAGAGATTTGATTTTAGTTGCAATGTTTGCTGCCTTATCAGCTGTAGGGGCATTTATAAGAATACCATTGCCAATTGTGCCATTTACATTACAAACTTTTTTCTGTGCTTTTGCAGGTATATTATTAGGTGCAAAACTAGGTATGCTTTCACAGGTAATCTATGTATTGTTAGGATTAATGGGGTTACCTATTTTTACCCAAGGCGGGGGTATTGATTATATATTTAACCCTACATTTGGTTATTTAATTGGTTTTGTTGTAGGGACTTATGTAATAGGGTTACTAAGCGAAAAAGTAAAAAACATTACGGTAATTAAACTTTTTGGAATTATTATGACAGGGATTATGATTTTTTACATAATTGGTGTGCCTTACTTATACTTCATATACAGATTTTACTTACAAAGTGATGTGGCAATAAGATGGGCTGTCAGTATTGGATTTATACCAACAATAGGAGGGGATATTGTAAAAGCAATTATCTTAACAGGAGTAGCTTATAAAATTGTACCCATATTATCTAAGGAACGATTAATACCAAGAAAAGGATTTATATATAATGAAGGGTAA
- the bioB gene encoding biotin synthase BioB — protein MKGNVSLKQLAIKVLEGYEIQYEEAIALSMIEDIDALLGWANTIREKYNGKKVDLCSIMNAKSGKCTEDCKFCAQSAHYKTDAPVFSLINEDEILKRAKENEANGVHRFSLVTSGKRIRDKDLDQILNTYKTLKEKTRLELCASFGLLTYQQALKIKKAGILTYHHNLETSKNYFQKICTTHTYEDRINTIKNALKAGLDVCCGGIFGIGELMEDRIQMVFEIKKLGIQSIPINILMPINGTPLEKQPPLDTMEILKTIGIIRFIMPSGVIRYGGGRKILQEHQKTGWHSGVNGALVGNYLTTIGNTIAEDIKMIKEQGLEV, from the coding sequence ATGAAGGGTAATGTGTCCTTAAAACAATTAGCCATAAAAGTATTAGAGGGATATGAAATCCAATATGAGGAAGCCATTGCACTATCTATGATAGAAGATATAGATGCCTTACTAGGGTGGGCTAATACCATTCGAGAAAAGTATAATGGCAAAAAAGTTGATTTGTGTAGTATTATGAATGCAAAATCAGGAAAGTGCACAGAAGATTGTAAGTTTTGTGCTCAATCCGCCCATTACAAAACCGATGCGCCAGTTTTTTCTCTCATTAATGAAGATGAAATCCTTAAAAGAGCAAAAGAAAATGAAGCAAACGGTGTCCACCGTTTTTCACTAGTCACCAGTGGTAAAAGAATCCGTGATAAAGATTTAGATCAGATTCTTAATACGTATAAAACATTAAAAGAAAAAACAAGATTAGAATTATGTGCTTCATTTGGTTTGTTAACGTACCAACAAGCTTTAAAAATTAAAAAAGCGGGCATTTTGACATATCATCACAATTTGGAAACCAGTAAAAATTATTTTCAAAAAATATGTACCACACATACCTATGAAGATAGAATCAATACAATAAAAAATGCTTTAAAAGCAGGATTAGATGTTTGTTGTGGTGGGATTTTTGGCATAGGAGAATTGATGGAAGATCGGATACAAATGGTTTTCGAGATAAAAAAATTAGGCATACAGTCTATACCCATTAATATATTAATGCCCATTAACGGAACACCTTTAGAAAAACAACCACCACTGGACACAATGGAAATACTTAAGACCATTGGAATTATTCGTTTCATTATGCCAAGTGGGGTTATTCGATATGGGGGCGGCAGAAAAATACTACAAGAACATCAAAAAACAGGGTGGCACTCAGGTGTCAACGGTGCGTTAGTAGGCAATTATTTGACAACCATTGGCAATACAATAGCTGAGGACATAAAAATGATTAAAGAACAAGGCTTAGAAGTATAA
- a CDS encoding ATP-binding protein produces the protein MAGLIRRFFPGGNTSVGFYSYYDYIINKDANRIIILKGGPGTGKSSLMKKVAKELLEKGYDVEFHHCSSDSDSIDGLVVPQLNVAMVDGTAPHVIEPRFPGAVDEIINLGQYWNEENLVKNKASIIESIEKNGKFFKRAYYYFGAAKLIEEDTIWKHKEALNTKKINQYSMDIMNEIYPKTSSIERLGKERHLFGSAFTPKGYIDFTLEHINKDYKIYYLMGAVGTGKSSVLKNIYEKAIALGFDVEVMHTPLIPEKIMTVIIKPLKIVVSTSDLVKDCCDQIIDTNAFLNKKHLEGYTQDIEDNKKIFDDLIKIGMNNITRAKENHDKIEGYYISNMDFNPYNDIKDYIVNKMIKLGQ, from the coding sequence ATGGCAGGGTTAATTAGAAGGTTTTTTCCTGGAGGCAACACATCTGTTGGTTTTTACTCTTATTATGATTACATAATAAACAAAGATGCCAATCGCATTATCATTTTAAAAGGTGGGCCAGGAACAGGTAAATCCTCTTTAATGAAAAAAGTAGCAAAAGAATTGCTAGAAAAAGGTTATGATGTAGAATTTCATCATTGCTCATCGGATAGTGATTCCATAGATGGTTTAGTGGTACCTCAATTAAATGTTGCAATGGTAGATGGAACGGCACCTCATGTTATTGAACCACGCTTTCCAGGAGCTGTTGATGAAATTATTAATCTAGGACAATACTGGAATGAAGAGAATTTAGTTAAAAACAAAGCAAGTATAATAGAATCCATAGAAAAAAACGGAAAGTTTTTTAAAAGAGCATATTATTATTTTGGAGCAGCAAAATTAATTGAAGAAGATACTATTTGGAAACACAAAGAAGCATTAAATACTAAAAAAATAAATCAGTATAGCATGGATATAATGAATGAAATATATCCTAAAACAAGCAGCATAGAAAGATTAGGAAAAGAAAGACATTTATTTGGAAGTGCATTTACACCAAAAGGATATATAGATTTTACGTTAGAACATATCAATAAAGATTATAAAATCTATTATCTAATGGGAGCAGTAGGCACTGGGAAATCAAGTGTATTAAAAAATATATATGAAAAAGCTATAGCTCTAGGGTTTGATGTAGAAGTTATGCATACGCCACTTATACCAGAAAAAATAATGACGGTCATTATTAAACCATTAAAAATTGTAGTGAGCACAAGTGATCTGGTAAAGGATTGCTGTGATCAAATAATAGATACCAATGCTTTTTTAAACAAAAAGCACTTAGAAGGTTATACACAAGATATTGAAGACAATAAAAAAATATTTGATGACTTAATAAAAATAGGCATGAATAATATTACAAGGGCAAAAGAAAATCATGATAAGATTGAAGGATATTATATTTCTAATATGGATTTTAACCCTTATAATGATATAAAGGATTATATTGTTAACAAAATGATAAAATTAGGTCAGTAA